In Primulina huaijiensis isolate GDHJ02 chromosome 16, ASM1229523v2, whole genome shotgun sequence, a single genomic region encodes these proteins:
- the LOC140962111 gene encoding uncharacterized protein isoform X4, which translates to MVGKRTGSISRAKISGRINSVKYGGSGDIASKLNQLRRLREELCGADSVLLEEFLYPLLDLLSDSFSPVRKSITEIVGQIGSKHSEFLPEIVPALINILKDDAPAVARQAITCAIDIFRCTLIKVVIQGLYSSEFDESLKSSWEYVLKLRDEIYSLAFKVGSDGRRLPALKFVESVVLLYSPDPNGSLEPSSDQVSEEEFNVSWLRGGHPILNVGDLSLEASKSVGKLLDQLRLPAVKSVSNLMIIVLIKSLSTVARKRPAFYGRILPVLLGLDPSVSASEDFHISGSRHALKNAFECCLNCTHPGAVPWRDRLLSALSEMELGKSSEQEWNLMRENNGTIDLKDDSHISQTHEDGKSSDGALAVEQSYAGRKRPGLHDGSDFNQDNMSGKRVKSTVGVIDGSVHDPKGNQVNVPSVGRASSITAAESGPVPQLVAMFSTLVAQGEKAAASLEILISSISADLLADVVMANIRNLPPIYPKSEGDEVPLLDIGPPPGVEHDAHIKNLSLLLTEILSHPSSSQLKEDKTGSHHHSGLRELEHAQEEEVTQATVGDGNVAYDGLDFSSQQASVSTVESGSREDIPSGIHTGHSAIKSEVTDAKLQEEEIPGLSLSIQDGRIDENLTALLSNSTNLEDANNDKATNFDSTSINSSTPTSLGMIAQLVFPKITAPVIVLVDEQKDQLQELAFLRIIDAYKQVTAAGGWQLRVSILAHSGIEFPSELDPWKLLKMHIFSDYVKHEGHEITLRVLYRLFGEAEEDRDFFSSTTATSVYETFLLHVSETLRDSFPASDKSLNRLLGEVPYLPNSIFKLLECLCSPGCNADDKELHGGDRVIQGLSIVWSLILLRPPIRDATLKIALKSSVHHLEEVSMKAIRLVANKLYPLSFISEKIEDFAKEMLLSVANDNQTVVTNEADVMQLLMDEKISSENQPTGAKINNIADDTQHVATSASGQSSAVAEVQRCMSLFFALCTKKHSLIRQIFDVYKSMSEVAKQAVHHQLPLLVRTIGSSHELLDIMSDFPSGSEELLIQAVHTLTDGTIPSPELLATIRRLYDTKIKDVDILIPILPFLPKNEVMRIFPYLVNAPPDKFQVALSRVIQGLNNSGPVLTPAESLIAIHGIDPERDGIPLKKVTDACNVCFEQRDIFSQQVLAKVLNQLVEQIPLPLLFMRTVLQAIGAFPSLVEFIMEILSRLVSKQIWKYPKLWVGFMKCALLTKPQSFGVLLQLPPAQLENALNRTPALKSPLVAHANQPHIRSSLPRSSLVVLGIASDAQASSQPKPTQSQSVENGNSNKEAVTDVSKESST; encoded by the exons ATGGTGGGCAAAAGGACGGGTTCGATTTCGCGAGCGAAGATTTCGGGTCGAATAAATTCAGTAAAGTACGGCGGTTCCGGGGACATTGCATCGAAGCTCAACCAGCTGCGGCGGCTCCGAGAGGAGCTGTGTGGCGCGGACTCTGTTTTGTTGGAGGAATTCCTCTACCCTCTCCTTGACCTCCTTTCTGATAGTTTCAGCCCCGTTCGGAAATCCATCACTGA GATAGTTGGCCAAATTGGATCGAAGCACTCAGAGTTCTTGCCTGAAATTGTACCAGCACTGATAAATATTCTGAAGGATGATGCACCTGCTGTTGCTCGCCAGGCTATCACATGTGCGATTGATATATTTCGGTGTACTCTCATCAAAGTTGTGATCCAG GGCTTGTACTCAAGTGAGTTTGATGAATCACTTAAATCATCTTGGGAATATGTACTAAAGTTAAGAGATGAGATATACTCATTGGCGTTTAAG GTGGGAAGTGATGGGAGAAGGTTGCCCGCATTAAAGTTTGTCGAATCAGTTGTTTTACTTTACTCACCTGACCCTAATGGTTCTTTGGAACCTTCCTCTGATCAAGTTTCTGAAG AGGAATTCAATGTCTCGTGGCTTCGTGGAGGTCATCCTATACTTAATGTTGGAGATCTGTCACTTGAAGCAAGTAAAAGTGTGGGTAAACTGCTTGATCAACTGAGACTCCCTGCTGTGAAATCAGTTAGTAATCTAATGATTATCGTACTGATCAAAAG TCTTTCAACAGTTGCAAGGAAAAGGCCAGCCTTTTATGGTCGAATATTGCCAGTTTTACTCGGTTTGGATCCTTCAGTCTCTGCTAGCGAAGACTTTCATATTTCTGGGTCACGTCATGCTTTGAAGAATGCTTTTGAATGTTGTTTGAATTGTACACACCCTGGTGCTGTTCcg tgGCGGGACCGTCTTCTTAGTGCACTCAGCGAAATGGAACTTGGAAAATCATCTGAACAAGAATGGAACCTAATGCGTGAGAATAATGGAACAATAGACTTGAAAGATGATTCACATATTTCTCAGACTCATGAG GATGGTAAATCTTCTGACGGAGCACTTGCCGTTGAACAGAGTTATGCAGGGAGGAAAAGACCAGGATTGCATGATGGTTCAGATTTTAATCAGGATAATATGTCTGGAAAACGTGTAAAATCAACAGTTGGCGTTATAGATGGATCAGTCCATGATCCAAAAGGGAATCAGGTCAATGTCCCTTCAGTTGGGCGAGCATCATCCATTACAGCTGCAGAGAGCGGACCAGTTCCACAGCTTGTTGCTATGTTTAGTACATTGGTTGCTCAGGGTGAAAAGGCAGCTGCATCTTTGGAGATTCTCATTTCGAGCATATCAGCTGACTTGCTAGCTGACGTAGTTATGGCTAACATCCGTAATCTTCCTCCCATATACCCTAAATCTGAAGGAGATGAAGTCCCACTTCTGGATATAGGTCCTCCTCCTGGTGTTGAACATGATGCCCATATAAAAAATTTGTCCTTGTTATTGACAGAAATACTTTCACATCCAAGCTCTTCCCAACTGAAAGAAGATAAAACTGGATCTCATCATCATTCAGGTTTAAGAGAGCTTGAG CATGCTCAAGAAGAAGAGGTAACACAGGCTACTGTGGGTGACGGAAATGTTGCATATGACGGCCTAGATTTTTCTAGTCAACAAGCATCAGTATCTACTGTTGAATCTGGTTCTCGTGAAGATATTCCATCTGGAATTCATACTGGTCATTCAGCCATAAAATCTGAAGTCACCGATGCCAAACTTCAGGAGGAAGAAATACCCGGTCTTTCTTTGTCCATTCAGGATGGCAGAATTGATGAAAATTTAACCGCTCTTTTATCAAATTCTACCAATTTAGAGGATGCTAATAATGACAAAGCCACTAATTTTG ATTCAACTAGCATCAATTCCTCAACGCCAACTTCTCTCGGGATGATCGCACAGTTGGTTTTCCCCAAGATAACAGCACCTGTCATTGTCCTTGTCGATGAACAGAAGGATCAGCTACAAGAGCTTGCTTTTTTGCGCATTATTGATGCTTATAAGCAAGTTACAGCTGCTGGAGGATGGCAACTGCGTGTTTCTATTCTTGCACACTCAGGAATTGAG TTTCCTTCAGAGTTAGATCCATGGAAGTTGCTAAAGATGCATATATTTTCAGACTACGTAAAACATGAG GGGCACGAGATAACATTGCGCGTCCTCTACAGGCTATTTGGTGAGGCAGAAGAAGACCGAGACTTTTTTTCTTCTACAACCGCTACATCTGTTTATGAAACTTTTCTTCTCCACGTG TCAGAAACGCTAAGGGATTCTTTTCCTGCTTCTGACAAATCTCTAAATAGATTGCTTGGGGAAGTTCCTTATTTACcaaattcaatttttaaattgttggaGTGCTTGTGTTCTCCTGGATGCAATGCAGATGATAAAGAGTTACATGGTGGAGATCGAGTTATCCAGGGCCTCAGTATCGTGTGGAGCCTGATTTTACTGAGACCTCCAATCCGAGATGCTACCCTCAAAATTGCTTTGAAG aGTTCTGTTCATCACCTTGAAGAAGTAAGCATGAAGGCAATACGTCTG GTGGCCAATAAACTTTATCCTTtatcattcatatctgaaaaaattgaagattttGCCAAGGAAATGTTGCTGTCGGTTGCCAATGACAATCAAACAGTTGTTACGAATGAGGCTGATGTTATGCAATTGCTGATG GATGAGAAGATATCAAGTGAGAATCAACCAACGGGAgcgaaaataaataacattgcTGATGACACTCAGCATGTGGCTACATCTGCAAGCGGGCAATCTTCTGCTGTAGCTGAAGTGCAACGTTGCATGTCTCTATTTTTTGCCCTCTGCACAAAG AAGCACTCCCTTATTCGTCAAATATTTGATGTTTATAAAAGCATGTCCGAGGTGGCAAAGCAG GCAGTTCATCACCAACTCCCATTGCTTGTTCGAACAATTGGTTCATCCCATGAGCTCCTTGATATTATGTCAGACTTTCCATCTGGAAGTGAAGAACTTTTGATTCAg GCTGTGCATACACTTACCGATGGAACAATTCCTTCTCCAGAGTTATTAGCTACCATACGAAGGTTATATGATACAAAAATTAAG GATGTAGACATTCTTATTCCGATACTGCCTTTCCTGCCTAAAAACGAG GTTATGCGGATTTTTCCATATCTTGTGAATGCTCCACCGGATAAGTTTCAAGTAGCTCTCTCTCGAGTTATTCAG GGGTTAAATAACTCTGGTCCAGTGTTGACTCCAGCTGAATCGTTAATTGCCATCCATGGGATTGATCCTGAGAGGGATGGAATTCCTTTGAAGAAG GTCACAGATGCTTGTAACGTTTGTTTTGAGCAGCGAGACATATTCTCTCAGCAAGTTCTAGCCAAGGTCTTGAATCAATTG GTTGAGCAAATTCCTCTACCCTTGTTGTTTATGCGGACAGTACTGCAGGCCATAGGGGCTTTTCCTTCTCTG GTAGAATTCATAATGGAGATTCTTTCTCGTCTTGTTAGCAAGCAG ATATGGAAATACCCAAAACTGTGGGTAGGATTCATGAAGTGTGCTCTTTTGACAAAGCCACAATCCTTTGGTGTGCTGCTTCAG CTACC
- the LOC140962111 gene encoding uncharacterized protein isoform X3: MVGKRTGSISRAKISGRINSVKYGGSGDIASKLNQLRRLREELCGADSVLLEEFLYPLLDLLSDSFSPVRKSITEIVGQIGSKHSEFLPEIVPALINILKDDAPAVARQAITCAIDIFRCTLIKVVIQGLYSSEFDESLKSSWEYVLKLRDEIYSLAFKVGSDGRRLPALKFVESVVLLYSPDPNGSLEPSSDQVSEEEFNVSWLRGGHPILNVGDLSLEASKSVGKLLDQLRLPAVKSVSNLMIIVLIKSLSTVARKRPAFYGRILPVLLGLDPSVSASEDFHISGSRHALKNAFECCLNCTHPGAVPWRDRLLSALSEMELGKSSEQEWNLMRENNGTIDLKDDSHISQTHESYAGRKRPGLHDGSDFNQDNMSGKRVKSTVGVIDGSVHDPKGNQVNVPSVGRASSITAAESGPVPQLVAMFSTLVAQGEKAAASLEILISSISADLLADVVMANIRNLPPIYPKSEGDEVPLLDIGPPPGVEHDAHIKNLSLLLTEILSHPSSSQLKEDKTGSHHHSGLRELEHAQEEEVTQATVGDGNVAYDGLDFSSQQASVSTVESGSREDIPSGIHTGHSAIKSEVTDAKLQEEEIPGLSLSIQDGRIDENLTALLSNSTNLEDANNDKATNFGNSPVELAQSLSTDRSEELSPKVAVTDSTSINSSTPTSLGMIAQLVFPKITAPVIVLVDEQKDQLQELAFLRIIDAYKQVTAAGGWQLRVSILAHSGIEFPSELDPWKLLKMHIFSDYVKHEGHEITLRVLYRLFGEAEEDRDFFSSTTATSVYETFLLHVSETLRDSFPASDKSLNRLLGEVPYLPNSIFKLLECLCSPGCNADDKELHGGDRVIQGLSIVWSLILLRPPIRDATLKIALKSSVHHLEEVSMKAIRLVANKLYPLSFISEKIEDFAKEMLLSVANDNQTVVTNEADVMQLLMDEKISSENQPTGAKINNIADDTQHVATSASGQSSAVAEVQRCMSLFFALCTKKHSLIRQIFDVYKSMSEVAKQAVHHQLPLLVRTIGSSHELLDIMSDFPSGSEELLIQAVHTLTDGTIPSPELLATIRRLYDTKIKDVDILIPILPFLPKNEVMRIFPYLVNAPPDKFQVALSRVIQGLNNSGPVLTPAESLIAIHGIDPERDGIPLKKVTDACNVCFEQRDIFSQQVLAKVLNQLVEQIPLPLLFMRTVLQAIGAFPSLVEFIMEILSRLVSKQIWKYPKLWVGFMKCALLTKPQSFGVLLQLPPAQLENALNRTPALKSPLVAHANQPHIRSSLPRSSLVVLGIASDAQASSQPKPTQSQSVENGNSNKEAVTDVSKESST, from the exons ATGGTGGGCAAAAGGACGGGTTCGATTTCGCGAGCGAAGATTTCGGGTCGAATAAATTCAGTAAAGTACGGCGGTTCCGGGGACATTGCATCGAAGCTCAACCAGCTGCGGCGGCTCCGAGAGGAGCTGTGTGGCGCGGACTCTGTTTTGTTGGAGGAATTCCTCTACCCTCTCCTTGACCTCCTTTCTGATAGTTTCAGCCCCGTTCGGAAATCCATCACTGA GATAGTTGGCCAAATTGGATCGAAGCACTCAGAGTTCTTGCCTGAAATTGTACCAGCACTGATAAATATTCTGAAGGATGATGCACCTGCTGTTGCTCGCCAGGCTATCACATGTGCGATTGATATATTTCGGTGTACTCTCATCAAAGTTGTGATCCAG GGCTTGTACTCAAGTGAGTTTGATGAATCACTTAAATCATCTTGGGAATATGTACTAAAGTTAAGAGATGAGATATACTCATTGGCGTTTAAG GTGGGAAGTGATGGGAGAAGGTTGCCCGCATTAAAGTTTGTCGAATCAGTTGTTTTACTTTACTCACCTGACCCTAATGGTTCTTTGGAACCTTCCTCTGATCAAGTTTCTGAAG AGGAATTCAATGTCTCGTGGCTTCGTGGAGGTCATCCTATACTTAATGTTGGAGATCTGTCACTTGAAGCAAGTAAAAGTGTGGGTAAACTGCTTGATCAACTGAGACTCCCTGCTGTGAAATCAGTTAGTAATCTAATGATTATCGTACTGATCAAAAG TCTTTCAACAGTTGCAAGGAAAAGGCCAGCCTTTTATGGTCGAATATTGCCAGTTTTACTCGGTTTGGATCCTTCAGTCTCTGCTAGCGAAGACTTTCATATTTCTGGGTCACGTCATGCTTTGAAGAATGCTTTTGAATGTTGTTTGAATTGTACACACCCTGGTGCTGTTCcg tgGCGGGACCGTCTTCTTAGTGCACTCAGCGAAATGGAACTTGGAAAATCATCTGAACAAGAATGGAACCTAATGCGTGAGAATAATGGAACAATAGACTTGAAAGATGATTCACATATTTCTCAGACTCATGAG AGTTATGCAGGGAGGAAAAGACCAGGATTGCATGATGGTTCAGATTTTAATCAGGATAATATGTCTGGAAAACGTGTAAAATCAACAGTTGGCGTTATAGATGGATCAGTCCATGATCCAAAAGGGAATCAGGTCAATGTCCCTTCAGTTGGGCGAGCATCATCCATTACAGCTGCAGAGAGCGGACCAGTTCCACAGCTTGTTGCTATGTTTAGTACATTGGTTGCTCAGGGTGAAAAGGCAGCTGCATCTTTGGAGATTCTCATTTCGAGCATATCAGCTGACTTGCTAGCTGACGTAGTTATGGCTAACATCCGTAATCTTCCTCCCATATACCCTAAATCTGAAGGAGATGAAGTCCCACTTCTGGATATAGGTCCTCCTCCTGGTGTTGAACATGATGCCCATATAAAAAATTTGTCCTTGTTATTGACAGAAATACTTTCACATCCAAGCTCTTCCCAACTGAAAGAAGATAAAACTGGATCTCATCATCATTCAGGTTTAAGAGAGCTTGAG CATGCTCAAGAAGAAGAGGTAACACAGGCTACTGTGGGTGACGGAAATGTTGCATATGACGGCCTAGATTTTTCTAGTCAACAAGCATCAGTATCTACTGTTGAATCTGGTTCTCGTGAAGATATTCCATCTGGAATTCATACTGGTCATTCAGCCATAAAATCTGAAGTCACCGATGCCAAACTTCAGGAGGAAGAAATACCCGGTCTTTCTTTGTCCATTCAGGATGGCAGAATTGATGAAAATTTAACCGCTCTTTTATCAAATTCTACCAATTTAGAGGATGCTAATAATGACAAAGCCACTAATTTTGGTAATTCTCCTGTAGAATTGGCTCAATCTTTGTCAACTGATAGGTCTGAGGAGCTTAGCCCTAAAGTGGCCGTAACAGATTCAACTAGCATCAATTCCTCAACGCCAACTTCTCTCGGGATGATCGCACAGTTGGTTTTCCCCAAGATAACAGCACCTGTCATTGTCCTTGTCGATGAACAGAAGGATCAGCTACAAGAGCTTGCTTTTTTGCGCATTATTGATGCTTATAAGCAAGTTACAGCTGCTGGAGGATGGCAACTGCGTGTTTCTATTCTTGCACACTCAGGAATTGAG TTTCCTTCAGAGTTAGATCCATGGAAGTTGCTAAAGATGCATATATTTTCAGACTACGTAAAACATGAG GGGCACGAGATAACATTGCGCGTCCTCTACAGGCTATTTGGTGAGGCAGAAGAAGACCGAGACTTTTTTTCTTCTACAACCGCTACATCTGTTTATGAAACTTTTCTTCTCCACGTG TCAGAAACGCTAAGGGATTCTTTTCCTGCTTCTGACAAATCTCTAAATAGATTGCTTGGGGAAGTTCCTTATTTACcaaattcaatttttaaattgttggaGTGCTTGTGTTCTCCTGGATGCAATGCAGATGATAAAGAGTTACATGGTGGAGATCGAGTTATCCAGGGCCTCAGTATCGTGTGGAGCCTGATTTTACTGAGACCTCCAATCCGAGATGCTACCCTCAAAATTGCTTTGAAG aGTTCTGTTCATCACCTTGAAGAAGTAAGCATGAAGGCAATACGTCTG GTGGCCAATAAACTTTATCCTTtatcattcatatctgaaaaaattgaagattttGCCAAGGAAATGTTGCTGTCGGTTGCCAATGACAATCAAACAGTTGTTACGAATGAGGCTGATGTTATGCAATTGCTGATG GATGAGAAGATATCAAGTGAGAATCAACCAACGGGAgcgaaaataaataacattgcTGATGACACTCAGCATGTGGCTACATCTGCAAGCGGGCAATCTTCTGCTGTAGCTGAAGTGCAACGTTGCATGTCTCTATTTTTTGCCCTCTGCACAAAG AAGCACTCCCTTATTCGTCAAATATTTGATGTTTATAAAAGCATGTCCGAGGTGGCAAAGCAG GCAGTTCATCACCAACTCCCATTGCTTGTTCGAACAATTGGTTCATCCCATGAGCTCCTTGATATTATGTCAGACTTTCCATCTGGAAGTGAAGAACTTTTGATTCAg GCTGTGCATACACTTACCGATGGAACAATTCCTTCTCCAGAGTTATTAGCTACCATACGAAGGTTATATGATACAAAAATTAAG GATGTAGACATTCTTATTCCGATACTGCCTTTCCTGCCTAAAAACGAG GTTATGCGGATTTTTCCATATCTTGTGAATGCTCCACCGGATAAGTTTCAAGTAGCTCTCTCTCGAGTTATTCAG GGGTTAAATAACTCTGGTCCAGTGTTGACTCCAGCTGAATCGTTAATTGCCATCCATGGGATTGATCCTGAGAGGGATGGAATTCCTTTGAAGAAG GTCACAGATGCTTGTAACGTTTGTTTTGAGCAGCGAGACATATTCTCTCAGCAAGTTCTAGCCAAGGTCTTGAATCAATTG GTTGAGCAAATTCCTCTACCCTTGTTGTTTATGCGGACAGTACTGCAGGCCATAGGGGCTTTTCCTTCTCTG GTAGAATTCATAATGGAGATTCTTTCTCGTCTTGTTAGCAAGCAG ATATGGAAATACCCAAAACTGTGGGTAGGATTCATGAAGTGTGCTCTTTTGACAAAGCCACAATCCTTTGGTGTGCTGCTTCAG CTACC